The genomic segment GAATCGAAAAAGTACGCTTATCCTTATATAAAATTGCGGAAGAGAGATCCCTCACGGATCCAGAAGTTGTTCGAATAAGTCAGTGCTTGGATAATTTACTGAATGAATATCAACAGATAGCAAGTTAAGGGAATTATAGCATTCTTCCCTATTGCAAACAAATAATCAGTTCCTTGGTAGCAAACCAAGAAACTGATTATTTTTGTAATATAAGATTTCTAATAAAAACTGAGGAATAGATTATTCTCCCAAGAAGATTTTCAGGTCATCTTCCACATTCGTAATTCCGGCAATACCGAAGTTCTTGACGAGAACGTTGGCTACATTTGCGGAAAGGAAGCCGGGCAAAGTCGGTCCAAGGTGGATGTT from the Desulfitobacterium metallireducens DSM 15288 genome contains:
- a CDS encoding aspartyl-phosphate phosphatase Spo0E family protein gives rise to the protein MEQLQVRIEKVRLSLYKIAEERSLTDPEVVRISQCLDNLLNEYQQIAS